In Raphanus sativus cultivar WK10039 chromosome 5, ASM80110v3, whole genome shotgun sequence, the following proteins share a genomic window:
- the LOC108859691 gene encoding squamosa promoter-binding-like protein 4, with amino-acid sequence MEGKKAQGRGYLKKKASVSTYLVDEELEDDTDGEEEVGREEEKRKGAIKGSSSDRVSSRLCQVDRCTTDLKEAKQYHRRHKVCEVHAKASSVYLAGVKQRFCQQCSRFHELPEFDEAKRSCRRRLAGHNERRRKSSGESFGEGSGGRRGLTGQVMQNQERSRIRVRGVRYPTAQETLKFQSHE; translated from the exons ATGGAGGGTAAAAAAGCACAAGGACGAGGGTATCTGAAGAAGAAGGCTAGTGTATCAACTTACCTTGTGGATGAAGAATTAGAGGATGATACGGACGGAGAAGAGGAAGTTgggagagaggaagagaagaggaAAGGAGCGATTAAAGGATCTAGCAGCGACCGTGTCTCATCGCGGCTTTGTCAAGTAGATAGATGCACAACTGATTTGAAAGAGGCTAAACAGTATCACCGTAGGCACAAAGTGTGTGAAGTTCATGCAAAGGCATCTTCTGTCTATCTCGCAGGCGTTAAACAACGCTTCTGTCAACAATGCAGCAG GTTTCACGAGCTCCCAGAGTTTGATGAAGCTAAAAGAAGCTGTAGGAGACGCTTAGCTGGACACAACGAGAGGCGGAGGAAGAGCTCTGGTGAAAGCTTTGGAGAAGGGTCAGGTGGTCGAAGAGGGTTAACTGGGCAGGTGATGCAGAATCAAGAAAGATCAAGG ATTCGAGTAAGGGGTGTGCGTTATCCAACAGCACAGGAGACACTGAAGTTTCAGAGCCACGAATGA
- the LOC108856850 gene encoding dynamin-related protein 5A isoform X1: protein MANSNSYLTTPTKTPSSRRNNQSQSKMQSHSQSQDPAASETRSRFEAYSRLQAAAVAFGEKLPIPEIVAIGGQSDGKSSLLEALLGFRFNVREVEMGTRRPLILQMVHDVSALEPRCRFQDEDSEEYGSPIVSATAVADVIRSRTEALLRKTKTAVSPKPIVMRAEYAHSPNLTIIDTPGFVLKAKKGEPETTPDEILSMVKTLASPPHRILLFLQQSSVEWCSSLWLDAVREIDSSFRRTIVVVSKFDNRLKEFDDRSEVDRYLSASGYLGENTRPYYVALPKDRSTVSNDEFRRQISQVDTEVIRHLREGVKGGFDEEKFRSHIGFGSLRNFLESELQKRYKDAAPATLALLEQRCSEVTDDMLRMDMKIQATSDVAHLRKAAMLYTASISNHVGALIDGAANPAPEQWGKTTEEERRESGIGSWPGVCLDIKPPNAVLSLYGGAAFERVIHEFRCAAYSIECPPVSREKVANILLAHAGRGGGRGVTEASAEIARTAARSWLAPLLDTACDRLAFVLGSLFEIALERNLNQNSESDEKKAENMDGYVGFHAALRNCYNRFVKNLAKQCKQLVRHHLDSVTSPYSMACYEMDYHQGGAFGSYYKPNQASGSGSFCFELSDTGRDEPMKDQENIPPEKSKAQETTPGKGGETHITVPETPSPDQPCEIGYGLIKKEIGNGHHHDGGGARKRVARMGGSRNIEPLRIQNGGGGLLFGNTDDGMKSSSAYSEICSSAAQHFARIREVLVERSVTSTLNSGFLTPCRDRLVVALGVDLFAVNDEKFMDMFVAPGAIDVLQNERQQLQKRQKILQSCLTEFKTVSRSL from the exons ATGGCGAATTCAAACTCATACCTTACCACGCCCACTAAAACCCCATCTTCTAGAAGAAACAATCAGTCTCAATCGAAGATGCAATCTCACTCCCAGTCCCAGGATCCGGCCGCTTCCGAGACTAGGTCACGATTCGAAGCCTACAGTCGTCTCCAAGCAGCCGCCGTCGCCTTCGGCGAGAAGCTCCCGATACCGGAGATCGTAGCCATCGGCGGTCAATCAGACGGCAAAAGCTCTCTCCTCGAAGCTCTCCTAGGGTTCCGATTCAACGTCCGCGAGGTCGAAATGGGAACGCGCCGTCCTCTGATTCTCCAGATGGTTCACGATGTATCAGCGTTAGAGCCACGGTGTAGATTTCAG GATGAAGATTCTGAAGAGTATGGAAGTCCGATTGTTTCGGCAACGGCAGTGGCGGATGTGATTAGGTCAAGAACGGAGGCGCTTTTGAGGAAGACTAAGACGGCTGTTTCGCCCAAGCCGATTGTGATGAGAGCTGAGTATGCTCATTCTCCCAATCTCACTATCATCGACACCCCTGGCTTTGTTCTTAAg GCGAAGAAAGGAGAGCCTGAGACCACACCTGATGAAATTCTATCGATGGTCAAGACACTGGCTTCTCCTCCGCATCGTATCCTCTTGTTCCTTCAGCAGAGTAGTGTGGAGTGGTGCTCTTCTTTGTGGTTGGATGCTGTTCGTGAGATTGATTCAAGCTTCCGGAGGACAATTGTCGTTGTCTCCAAGTTTGATAATCGACTCAAG GAGTTTGATGATCGCAGCGAAGTTGATCGTTACCTCAGTGCTAGTGGGTACCTTGGGGAGAACACTCGTCCTTACTATGTGGCATTGCCTAAAGACAGGAGCACTGTCTCAAATGATGAGTTTCGTAGACAGATATCTCAGGTGGACACTGAAGTTATAAGGCATTTACGAGAGGGAGTCAAGGGAGGATTTGATGAGGAGAAATTTCGTTCTCATATTGGTTTCGGGTCGTTAAGAAATTTCCTAGAGTCTGAGCTTCAGAAGAGGTACAAGGACGCTGCTCCAGCAACACTAGCTTTGCTTGAACAGCGCTGCTCTGAGGTGACTGATGATATGCTGAGAATGGATATGAAGATTCAAGCTACTTCTGATGTCGCTCATCTTAGGAAAGCAGCAATGTTGTATACGGCTTCTATTAGCAATCACGTG GGAGCATTGATTGATGGAGCTGCAAATCCAGCACCTGAGCAGTGGGGGAAAACAACTGAAGAAGAACGTAGAGAGAGTGGCATTGGGAGCTGGCCAGGCGTGTGTCTGGATATTAAGCCGCCTAATGCTGTTCTTAGCCTCTATGGAGGAGCTGCTTTTGAAAGAGTGATTCATGAGTTTCGTTGTGCGGCTTACTCAATCGAGTGCCCTCCAGTGTCAAGAGAGAAG GTAGCTAACATTCTGCTAGCTCATGCTGGGCGTGGAGGTGGTAGAGGAGTTACAGAAGCTTCAGCAGAAATTGCTAGAACCGCAGCACGGTCATGGCTCGCTCCTCTTCTGGACACAGCCTGTGACAGGCTTGCCTTTGTGTTAGGAAGTCTCTTTGAAATTGCTCTCGAAAGAAACCTGAACCAAAACTCAGAAT CAGACGAGAAGAAAGCTGAAAATATGGATGGGTACGTTGGTTTTCATGCTGCTCTACGGAACTGTTACAATCGTTTTGTCAAGAACCTTGCGAAACAGTGTAAGCAACTAGTTAGACACCATCTTGATTCAGTGACCAGCCCATACTCCATGGCATGCTATGAGATGGACTACCACCAAGGAGGAGCTTTTGGCTCTTATTACAAACCTAACCAAGCCTCAGGTAGTGGTTCGTTTTGCTTCGAGCTCTCTGATACAGGGCGTGATGAGCCAATGAAAGATCAAGAAAACATTCCTCCTGAGAAGAGTAAGGCCCAGGAGACAACACCAGGAAAGGGAGGAGAAACCCACATAACAGTCCCTGAGACGCCATCACCAGACCAGCCATGTGAGATAGGGTATGGTTTGATAAAGAAAGAGATTGGCAATGGTCATCATCATGATGGTGGTGGAGCCAGAAAAAGAGTGGCGAGAATGGGAGGAAGCAGGAACATAGAGCCGCTTAGGATTCAGAACGGAGGAGGTGGGCTTCTGTTTGGTAACACGGATGACGGAATGAAATCAAGCTCTGCTTACAGTGAGATATGTTCATCAGCTGCACAACATTTTGCTAGAATACGTGAAGTACTTGTGGAAAGAAGCGTAACGTCGACTCTAAACTCAGGGTTTCTAACTCCTTG CCGAGACAGGCTAGTGGTTGCACTTGGAGTGGATCTGTTTGCAGTGAATGATGAGAAGTTCATGGACATGTTCGTTGCACCTGGAGCTATTGATGTACTGCAAAACGAACGTCAACAGCTTCAGAAACGTCAGAAGATTCTTCAGTCTTGCTTGACTGAATTCAAAACCGTGTCTCGTTCTTTGTAA
- the LOC108856850 gene encoding dynamin-related protein 5A isoform X2 has translation MANSNSYLTTPTKTPSSRRNNQSQSKMQSHSQSQDPAASETRSRFEAYSRLQAAAVAFGEKLPIPEIVAIGGQSDGKSSLLEALLGFRFNVREVEMGTRRPLILQMVHDVSALEPRCRFQDEDSEEYGSPIVSATAVADVIRSRTEALLRKTKTAVSPKPIVMRAEYAHSPNLTIIDTPGFVLKAKKGEPETTPDEILSMVKTLASPPHRILLFLQQSSVEWCSSLWLDAVREIDSSFRRTIVVVSKFDNRLKEFDDRSEVDRYLSASGYLGENTRPYYVALPKDRSTVSNDEFRRQISQVDTEVIRHLREGVKGGFDEEKFRSHIGFGSLRNFLESELQKRYKDAAPATLALLEQRCSEVTDDMLRMDMKIQATSDVAHLRKAAMLYTASISNHVGALIDGAANPAPEQWGKTTEEERRESGIGSWPGVCLDIKPPNAVLSLYGGAAFERVIHEFRCAAYSIECPPVSREKVANILLAHAGRGGGRGVTEASAEIARTAARSWLAPLLDTACDRLAFVLGSLFEIALERNLNQNSEYEKKAENMDGYVGFHAALRNCYNRFVKNLAKQCKQLVRHHLDSVTSPYSMACYEMDYHQGGAFGSYYKPNQASGSGSFCFELSDTGRDEPMKDQENIPPEKSKAQETTPGKGGETHITVPETPSPDQPCEIGYGLIKKEIGNGHHHDGGGARKRVARMGGSRNIEPLRIQNGGGGLLFGNTDDGMKSSSAYSEICSSAAQHFARIREVLVERSVTSTLNSGFLTPCRDRLVVALGVDLFAVNDEKFMDMFVAPGAIDVLQNERQQLQKRQKILQSCLTEFKTVSRSL, from the exons ATGGCGAATTCAAACTCATACCTTACCACGCCCACTAAAACCCCATCTTCTAGAAGAAACAATCAGTCTCAATCGAAGATGCAATCTCACTCCCAGTCCCAGGATCCGGCCGCTTCCGAGACTAGGTCACGATTCGAAGCCTACAGTCGTCTCCAAGCAGCCGCCGTCGCCTTCGGCGAGAAGCTCCCGATACCGGAGATCGTAGCCATCGGCGGTCAATCAGACGGCAAAAGCTCTCTCCTCGAAGCTCTCCTAGGGTTCCGATTCAACGTCCGCGAGGTCGAAATGGGAACGCGCCGTCCTCTGATTCTCCAGATGGTTCACGATGTATCAGCGTTAGAGCCACGGTGTAGATTTCAG GATGAAGATTCTGAAGAGTATGGAAGTCCGATTGTTTCGGCAACGGCAGTGGCGGATGTGATTAGGTCAAGAACGGAGGCGCTTTTGAGGAAGACTAAGACGGCTGTTTCGCCCAAGCCGATTGTGATGAGAGCTGAGTATGCTCATTCTCCCAATCTCACTATCATCGACACCCCTGGCTTTGTTCTTAAg GCGAAGAAAGGAGAGCCTGAGACCACACCTGATGAAATTCTATCGATGGTCAAGACACTGGCTTCTCCTCCGCATCGTATCCTCTTGTTCCTTCAGCAGAGTAGTGTGGAGTGGTGCTCTTCTTTGTGGTTGGATGCTGTTCGTGAGATTGATTCAAGCTTCCGGAGGACAATTGTCGTTGTCTCCAAGTTTGATAATCGACTCAAG GAGTTTGATGATCGCAGCGAAGTTGATCGTTACCTCAGTGCTAGTGGGTACCTTGGGGAGAACACTCGTCCTTACTATGTGGCATTGCCTAAAGACAGGAGCACTGTCTCAAATGATGAGTTTCGTAGACAGATATCTCAGGTGGACACTGAAGTTATAAGGCATTTACGAGAGGGAGTCAAGGGAGGATTTGATGAGGAGAAATTTCGTTCTCATATTGGTTTCGGGTCGTTAAGAAATTTCCTAGAGTCTGAGCTTCAGAAGAGGTACAAGGACGCTGCTCCAGCAACACTAGCTTTGCTTGAACAGCGCTGCTCTGAGGTGACTGATGATATGCTGAGAATGGATATGAAGATTCAAGCTACTTCTGATGTCGCTCATCTTAGGAAAGCAGCAATGTTGTATACGGCTTCTATTAGCAATCACGTG GGAGCATTGATTGATGGAGCTGCAAATCCAGCACCTGAGCAGTGGGGGAAAACAACTGAAGAAGAACGTAGAGAGAGTGGCATTGGGAGCTGGCCAGGCGTGTGTCTGGATATTAAGCCGCCTAATGCTGTTCTTAGCCTCTATGGAGGAGCTGCTTTTGAAAGAGTGATTCATGAGTTTCGTTGTGCGGCTTACTCAATCGAGTGCCCTCCAGTGTCAAGAGAGAAG GTAGCTAACATTCTGCTAGCTCATGCTGGGCGTGGAGGTGGTAGAGGAGTTACAGAAGCTTCAGCAGAAATTGCTAGAACCGCAGCACGGTCATGGCTCGCTCCTCTTCTGGACACAGCCTGTGACAGGCTTGCCTTTGTGTTAGGAAGTCTCTTTGAAATTGCTCTCGAAAGAAACCTGAACCAAAACTCAGAAT ACGAGAAGAAAGCTGAAAATATGGATGGGTACGTTGGTTTTCATGCTGCTCTACGGAACTGTTACAATCGTTTTGTCAAGAACCTTGCGAAACAGTGTAAGCAACTAGTTAGACACCATCTTGATTCAGTGACCAGCCCATACTCCATGGCATGCTATGAGATGGACTACCACCAAGGAGGAGCTTTTGGCTCTTATTACAAACCTAACCAAGCCTCAGGTAGTGGTTCGTTTTGCTTCGAGCTCTCTGATACAGGGCGTGATGAGCCAATGAAAGATCAAGAAAACATTCCTCCTGAGAAGAGTAAGGCCCAGGAGACAACACCAGGAAAGGGAGGAGAAACCCACATAACAGTCCCTGAGACGCCATCACCAGACCAGCCATGTGAGATAGGGTATGGTTTGATAAAGAAAGAGATTGGCAATGGTCATCATCATGATGGTGGTGGAGCCAGAAAAAGAGTGGCGAGAATGGGAGGAAGCAGGAACATAGAGCCGCTTAGGATTCAGAACGGAGGAGGTGGGCTTCTGTTTGGTAACACGGATGACGGAATGAAATCAAGCTCTGCTTACAGTGAGATATGTTCATCAGCTGCACAACATTTTGCTAGAATACGTGAAGTACTTGTGGAAAGAAGCGTAACGTCGACTCTAAACTCAGGGTTTCTAACTCCTTG CCGAGACAGGCTAGTGGTTGCACTTGGAGTGGATCTGTTTGCAGTGAATGATGAGAAGTTCATGGACATGTTCGTTGCACCTGGAGCTATTGATGTACTGCAAAACGAACGTCAACAGCTTCAGAAACGTCAGAAGATTCTTCAGTCTTGCTTGACTGAATTCAAAACCGTGTCTCGTTCTTTGTAA